A part of Sulfurimonas sp. HSL-1716 genomic DNA contains:
- a CDS encoding Ppx/GppA phosphatase family protein → MAKITAVIDIGSNSARMVIYEKTSRFAFHLLHEVKSRVRLPENAYKNGGNLQEEAMQRTYDALENFLSIASSFKARKILCVATSALRDAPNKKEFISRVRSGLKLNIKVIDGEKEALYGALACCNLLPQAEALTIDIGGGSTEFSYILNGKVENTLSLALGTVRLKELFFDKKDIEGAKKYINEELDKLSDISISNLIGIGGTFRALSRAIMKDIRYPLNKLHAFECSSKTMSNFIDKILNANERRLKHLNIRPDRYDVIKPGSLIISELLKRKNDIDNLITSGVGVREGVYLSDLLRGQKDSTFPANFNPSVRYLLDSYIFDKNHSNQLAKLSKHIFDLICESYDIDEKYKKSLVIGAKLSPIGASLHNYSSNQHSYYLIQTALEYGFTHQEIILIATLTRYAKRKAPATAHITEYKNILPDEKIAELLSFIISLSSALLTHRPRNLDYNIGFNENSLQIASKDNLYLVKDAVKNLEFPQGIRVEFV, encoded by the coding sequence TTGGCAAAAATAACGGCTGTCATAGATATAGGCTCTAACTCGGCCAGAATGGTTATCTATGAAAAAACAAGCCGTTTTGCCTTTCATCTTTTACACGAGGTAAAAAGCCGTGTAAGGCTTCCAGAAAATGCCTATAAAAACGGAGGCAATCTGCAAGAGGAAGCTATGCAGAGAACCTATGACGCGCTTGAAAACTTTTTAAGCATAGCGTCGTCGTTTAAAGCCAGAAAGATCCTTTGTGTCGCAACGTCGGCACTGCGCGACGCTCCCAACAAAAAAGAGTTCATCTCGCGCGTAAGAAGCGGTCTGAAACTCAACATTAAAGTGATCGACGGCGAAAAAGAAGCGTTGTACGGCGCTTTAGCCTGCTGTAATCTGCTGCCGCAAGCCGAGGCGCTGACCATAGACATAGGAGGCGGTTCTACGGAATTCTCCTATATCCTAAACGGCAAAGTAGAAAACACCCTCTCGCTTGCTCTTGGAACCGTGAGGCTCAAAGAACTTTTCTTTGATAAAAAAGATATAGAGGGCGCAAAAAAATATATCAACGAAGAACTGGATAAGCTCAGTGATATCAGTATCTCAAACCTCATAGGTATAGGCGGTACTTTTCGCGCCCTTTCACGCGCTATTATGAAAGATATCAGATATCCGCTCAACAAGCTCCACGCTTTTGAATGTTCTTCAAAAACCATGTCCAATTTCATAGACAAGATACTAAATGCAAATGAACGGCGTCTGAAGCATCTGAACATAAGACCCGACCGTTACGACGTCATAAAACCGGGCAGTCTGATAATATCCGAACTGCTTAAGAGAAAAAACGATATAGATAACCTCATAACAAGCGGCGTCGGAGTCAGAGAGGGTGTCTATCTCAGCGACCTTCTAAGAGGTCAAAAAGACAGCACTTTCCCCGCAAATTTCAATCCGTCCGTAAGATATCTGCTTGATTCATACATCTTTGACAAGAACCACTCAAACCAATTGGCAAAACTCTCAAAACATATTTTTGATCTTATATGTGAAAGTTACGATATAGATGAAAAATATAAAAAATCGCTGGTCATCGGCGCAAAACTTTCCCCTATCGGGGCTTCGCTTCATAATTATTCCAGCAATCAGCACAGCTATTACCTCATCCAGACGGCGCTTGAATACGGTTTCACGCACCAGGAAATAATACTTATCGCAACGCTTACCCGATATGCCAAAAGAAAAGCACCGGCAACAGCACATATTACGGAATATAAAAATATATTGCCAGATGAGAAGATCGCCGAACTCTTAAGCTTTATCATCTCTCTCTCATCCGCTCTTTTAACGCATAGACCAAGAAACCTCGACTACAACATCGGCTTTAACGAAAACTCTCTGCAAATAGCTTCAAAAGACAATCTCTATCTTGTAAAAGACGCGGTCAAGAATCTAGAGTTCCCGCAAGGGATACGAGTAGAGTTCGTTTAA
- the bamA gene encoding outer membrane protein assembly factor BamA — MKIVFLAFAFFMGLSVYADKIKEINYDGLYHISRDVAMRMVDLDVGDELDAKKVDDAIKKYFQQGYFQDIYVTNMDGNVTFHFKEKPIISKVELKGYKDDDKDFLNDVVMIKRGVLYDEKKIEAAKNRIIESLNHDGKIDSVVEVEKTIQENGSMHIKFVINEGEKIIIQKIKYSGLKRFKSSDFDDTVANKEHQFMGWFWGRNSGELKIQDLQYDPFRIRDYYMQYGYLDAKVDAPFVRVNFDHYTGEMSYQIAEGDVYRISGIDVDQTKQVIDDAKLLAVVKLKKNEPFNIKTFREDSDRIKTIVADLGYAFVNVVPDLQKDKKNHTVNVVFKVIPGEKVRIRNVIISGNTRTLDRIIRRELYLGPGDMYSLTDLKDSRNAIGRLGYFESNTIEEKRIDERTMDLIVKVKETPTGNIQLGGGYGSYGGLLLSVAVSDRNIWGSGINVGVKLEKSQMTHNYSFSISNPRLNDSDYSGNFSIYQSATDYTDYSVESNGVSVGVGHRFTRHVSGYLGYNYSQNTYSNVDLNATSTYGSYYFESYSKSSAVVSMSFDNTDDYYLPREGMIASQSIEKSGIGGDADFYKFLTKFSKYNGLKDYVGFDAIFRYKARFNYAVDSGYLPIAEKFYMGGIGSVRGYQSYSLSPTVLDNGEVRRVGANETFSNNAEISFPLVPKAKMRLVTFLDWGFIGDNSLSEISRGGYGVGMEWFSPVGPIQLMFANPLNQQSGDKVSHFEFTMGQRF; from the coding sequence ATGAAAATAGTTTTTTTAGCATTTGCTTTTTTTATGGGGCTGAGCGTTTACGCCGATAAGATAAAAGAGATAAATTATGACGGTCTGTATCACATCTCAAGAGATGTCGCTATGCGTATGGTCGACTTGGATGTCGGAGATGAGCTAGACGCCAAAAAGGTGGACGATGCTATTAAAAAATATTTCCAACAGGGATATTTTCAAGACATATACGTAACTAATATGGACGGGAATGTTACGTTTCACTTTAAAGAGAAGCCGATCATCTCCAAAGTCGAGTTAAAAGGCTATAAGGATGACGACAAAGATTTTTTAAACGATGTGGTCATGATAAAACGGGGTGTGCTGTATGATGAGAAAAAGATAGAAGCCGCAAAGAACAGAATTATAGAATCACTCAACCATGACGGAAAGATCGATTCTGTCGTCGAAGTTGAAAAAACTATTCAAGAAAACGGCAGTATGCATATCAAATTTGTTATAAACGAAGGCGAAAAGATCATTATACAAAAGATAAAATACAGCGGTCTCAAAAGATTCAAAAGCAGCGATTTTGACGATACGGTGGCAAATAAAGAGCATCAGTTCATGGGATGGTTCTGGGGCAGAAACAGCGGTGAGCTGAAAATACAGGACCTGCAGTATGATCCGTTTCGCATACGCGATTACTATATGCAGTACGGCTATCTCGACGCCAAAGTGGATGCTCCGTTTGTGAGGGTCAATTTTGATCATTATACGGGAGAGATGAGTTACCAGATCGCCGAAGGCGACGTATACCGCATAAGCGGCATCGATGTGGATCAGACAAAACAGGTCATCGACGATGCGAAGCTTTTAGCAGTCGTCAAACTTAAAAAGAACGAACCGTTCAACATCAAAACTTTCCGTGAAGATTCCGACAGAATAAAAACCATAGTTGCAGATCTCGGATATGCATTTGTAAATGTCGTACCCGATCTTCAAAAAGATAAAAAGAACCATACTGTCAATGTCGTTTTTAAGGTCATACCCGGCGAAAAAGTACGTATAAGAAATGTTATCATCTCTGGGAACACGCGTACTCTGGACAGGATCATCAGACGCGAACTCTATCTGGGGCCCGGAGATATGTACAGTCTTACCGACCTGAAAGATTCGAGAAATGCGATCGGACGTCTTGGGTATTTTGAAAGCAACACTATCGAAGAAAAACGTATAGACGAGCGCACGATGGATCTTATAGTGAAAGTCAAAGAGACTCCTACCGGAAACATTCAGCTGGGCGGAGGATACGGAAGTTACGGCGGATTGCTTTTAAGCGTTGCCGTGAGTGACAGAAATATCTGGGGATCTGGTATAAACGTCGGCGTTAAACTTGAAAAATCCCAAATGACGCATAACTATTCATTCTCTATCTCAAATCCAAGACTTAACGATAGTGATTACAGCGGCAACTTCTCTATCTATCAATCCGCGACCGATTATACGGATTATTCGGTGGAAAGTAACGGAGTAAGCGTGGGTGTCGGGCATAGATTTACAAGACATGTTTCCGGATATCTGGGGTACAACTATTCTCAAAATACGTACAGCAACGTGGATCTTAATGCAACGAGTACGTACGGGAGCTACTATTTTGAGAGTTACTCGAAAAGTTCTGCGGTAGTAAGTATGAGTTTTGACAATACCGATGATTACTATCTTCCGCGTGAAGGTATGATCGCAAGTCAGAGCATAGAAAAATCCGGTATCGGCGGAGATGCGGATTTTTATAAATTTTTGACTAAATTTAGCAAATACAACGGCTTAAAAGATTATGTAGGTTTTGATGCGATTTTTAGATATAAAGCAAGATTCAATTATGCGGTCGATTCAGGGTATCTTCCGATCGCCGAGAAATTTTATATGGGGGGTATCGGAAGCGTGAGAGGATATCAGTCATATTCTCTTTCTCCGACCGTTCTTGATAACGGCGAAGTAAGACGCGTGGGAGCCAATGAAACCTTTTCAAATAACGCAGAGATAAGTTTTCCGCTGGTGCCTAAGGCAAAAATGCGTCTGGTAACGTTCCTTGACTGGGGATTCATAGGAGATAACTCTCTTAGTGAAATATCTCGCGGCGGTTATGGAGTCGGGATGGAGTGGTTCTCTCCTGTCGGACCGATCCAGCTGATGTTTGCAAATCCATTGAACCAGCAATCCGGTGACAAAGTATCACACTTTGAATTTACGATGGGACAAAGGTTTTAA
- a CDS encoding prephenate dehydrogenase, whose protein sequence is MKVGIIGLGLMGGSLALSLKKLPFVNEIIGNDHNKEHQKQALELSLVKRIVEFEEIKRCDVIFLAVPVDGIISIINQLTDISPYATVIDFGSTKEKIVKSIPPQIRANVVAAHPMTGTEFFGPYAAVENLYKDSVVVLCDLQESGIRQKETAIRLFEGLEMKISYMHAHEHDRHTAFISHMPHAISYSLANTVIQQENREDILTLAAGGFRSMSRLAKSSPAMWEDVFKQNRENVLEAIELFEKELRIFKNHIKDQNWKELHKDMQDANTLYNIFS, encoded by the coding sequence ATGAAAGTAGGTATAATCGGTCTTGGACTGATGGGCGGTTCCCTTGCGCTGAGTCTCAAAAAACTACCGTTTGTAAACGAGATCATCGGAAACGATCATAACAAAGAGCATCAAAAGCAAGCTCTTGAACTTTCGCTTGTAAAAAGAATCGTGGAGTTCGAAGAGATAAAAAGATGCGATGTTATCTTTCTTGCCGTTCCCGTGGATGGTATCATCTCCATCATAAACCAGCTGACAGACATCTCCCCTTACGCGACCGTTATAGATTTTGGAAGTACAAAAGAAAAGATCGTAAAATCCATTCCTCCGCAAATACGCGCAAACGTAGTCGCAGCACACCCTATGACGGGAACGGAGTTTTTCGGTCCCTATGCCGCGGTGGAGAACTTGTACAAAGACAGCGTTGTTGTCTTATGTGATCTGCAGGAGAGCGGGATCCGTCAAAAAGAGACGGCTATCAGGCTCTTTGAGGGGCTTGAAATGAAAATAAGCTATATGCATGCCCACGAGCATGACCGTCATACCGCATTCATCAGCCATATGCCCCATGCCATCTCATACTCGCTGGCAAACACGGTTATACAGCAAGAAAACAGAGAAGATATCCTCACCCTTGCAGCCGGCGGTTTCAGATCGATGAGCCGCCTTGCGAAAAGTTCTCCCGCTATGTGGGAAGATGTCTTTAAACAAAATAGAGAGAACGTCCTTGAAGCGATAGAGCTGTTTGAAAAAGAGCTTCGTATATTCAAAAATCATATAAAAGATCAAAACTGGAAAGAGCTGCATAAAGATATGCAAGATGCCAATACTCTTTACAATATCTTCAGTTAA